The proteins below come from a single Mangifera indica cultivar Alphonso chromosome 16, CATAS_Mindica_2.1, whole genome shotgun sequence genomic window:
- the LOC123198946 gene encoding uncharacterized protein LOC123198946, giving the protein MVRIDRDRNPRANASTSGLRNDDRELTLREIAEEGTPRTEEQERPTNEGPIFVLERFKKLGPPSFQGTTDPLKAESWLKQIEKIFTVIGCTDDQRVVLASFMLQGETNHWWEATSRLMRAHLGNRPISWSMFQEAFNEKYFPDRVRFKMEADFLSLIQANKSVAEYEEQFTALSRFVPKLIDEEGSKCRRFFEGLRPSIKAQLSILKLTTYSDIVDRAMIAERYLRES; this is encoded by the exons ATGGTACGCATTGATAGAGATAGAAACCCAAGGGCAAATGCATCAACCTCTGGGCTAAGAAATGATGATAGAGAACTAACCTTACGTGAGATTGCTGAGGAAG GTACTCCAAGGACTGAGGAGCAAGAACGTCCTACCAATGAGGGACCTATCTTTGTGTTGGAGAGATTTAAAAAGCTTGGACCTCCATCTTTTCAAGGGACAACGGATCCTTTGAAGGCTGAGTCATGGCTGAAGCAAATTGAAAAGATTTTCACAGTTATTGGGTGCACAGATGATCAAAGGGTTGTGCTTGCCTCCTTTATGCTTCAAGGTGAGACGAATCATTGGTGGGAGGCGACCTCTCGCCTTATGAGGGCTCATTTAGGAAATAGACCCATCTCTTGGAGCATGTTTCAGGAGGCCTTTAATGAGAAATATTTCCCTGATCGAGTTCGTTTCAAGATGGAGGCTGATTTTCTAAGTTTAATACAAGCGAATAAATCAGTGGCTGAATATGAAGAGCAATTCACAGCTTTGTCGCGTTTTGTTCCTAAATTAATTGATGAAGAGGGTAGTAAGTGTCGAAGATTCTTTGAAGGATTGCGTCCATCCATTAAGGCTCAATTATCAATTCTTAAGTTGACAACATATTCGGATATTGTTGATCGAGCTATGATAGCAGAAAGATATTTGAGGGAGTCCTAA